A genome region from Arachis duranensis cultivar V14167 chromosome 8, aradu.V14167.gnm2.J7QH, whole genome shotgun sequence includes the following:
- the LOC110274777 gene encoding putative protein FAR1-RELATED SEQUENCE 10 — MEADVLAIPISTVASESTFSAGGRMGIADVILDLVCSEITLRETDLKIYVGRNSPSEIADIMAERSMDFVDHSLRDLTSVMGQEFSHEGINSEHISYDQYEQEEEKHDEVDGDYMDEDDTNVEPMFDYHGFNEGYTRTRGFSARKNRTRKSHVGVLKLKNFVCHHEGFRLQNNNGIGNFKEKSTPETKCGCNAMMEIRLDAHSGRWFISYFSNEHSHLLLDPRLTGLLCGHRFMSEADIGHMINMKKGGISVGQIYRALANQAGGYEYLSFTQKNMYNKIAKQRRQLLGNAYAALKYLED; from the exons ATGGAAGCTGATGTTCTTGCTATTCCAATCTCAACTGTGGCATCAGAGTCAACTTTTAGTGCTGGTGGAAGG ATGGGAATTGCTGATGTCATTTTAGACCTAGTGTGTAGTGAGATCACGCTGAGAGAAActgatttaaaaatat atgtaggtcgtAATTCACCTAGTGAAATTGCGGACATAATGGCAGAGCGGAGTATG GATTTTGTTGACCACTCCTTACGTGACCTCACTTCAG TAATGGGTCAAGAATTTTCTCATGAAGGGATTAATAGTGAGCATATATCATATGATCAGTATGAGCAGGAGGAAGAAAAACATGATGAAGTTGACGGGGATTATATGGATGAGGATGACACAAATGTGGAACCAATGTTCGATTATCACGGCTTTAATGAAGG ATATACAAGGACAAGAGGCTTTAGTGCTCGGAAGAACAGGACTAGGAAAAGTCATGTAGGCGTACTTAAGTTGAAGAATTTTGTATGTCATCATGAAGGATTTAGACTACAAAATAATAATGGGATTGGAAACTTTAAGGAAAAATCGACACCAGAGACAAAGTGTGGCTGCAATGCAATGATGGAGATTCGTCTAGATGCACATAGCGGTCGTtggtttatttcttatttttctaatgaaCACAGTCATCTGCTTCTGGATCCTCGATTGACTGGATTGCTTTGTGGGCATAGATTCATGTCCGAGGCTGATATTGGCCACATGATTAACATGAAAAAGGGTGGGATTAGTGTTGGGCAGATATATCGGGCATTAGCAAATCAGGCAGGTGGCTACGAGTATCTCTCTTTCACGCAAAAGAACATGTACAATAAAATAGCAAAGCAGAGGCGCCAATTACTTGGTAATGCATATGCAGCATTGAAGTATCTAGAAGATTGA